In a single window of the Campylobacter magnus genome:
- the tsf gene encoding translation elongation factor Ts: MAEISAQMVKELRESTGAGMMDCKKALEEANGDMSAAVDILREKGLGKAAKKADRLASEGLVDVLVSSDNKIATISEVNSETDFVAKNENFINLVKNTTSHIQANSIQTIEQLNTSTINGVVFEDYFKTEIAKTGENLVVRRFETIEVGANGVVTGYIHSNSRVGVIIAAACDSEATASKAKDFLRNVCMHAAAMKPQVISYKDFDKEFLDKETTALKAELEKENEELRRLGKHEHKIPEYGSRAQITDEIIAGVKAKLEDELKAQGKPEKIWDKIIPGQIERFYADNTQIDQRLTLLGQFFVMDDKKTIEQAVADEAAKIGGKIEIVKYVRFEVGEGLEKKQEDFAAEVAAQMA; this comes from the coding sequence ATGGCAGAAATTTCAGCACAAATGGTAAAAGAACTGCGTGAGAGTACTGGCGCAGGTATGATGGACTGCAAAAAAGCCCTAGAAGAAGCAAACGGAGATATGAGCGCAGCTGTTGATATTTTGCGCGAAAAAGGTCTTGGCAAAGCAGCTAAAAAAGCTGACCGCCTAGCTAGCGAGGGCCTTGTAGATGTGCTAGTAAGCAGCGATAATAAAATCGCAACAATCAGCGAAGTAAACTCAGAAACTGACTTCGTGGCAAAAAACGAAAACTTCATAAATCTAGTTAAAAACACTACTAGCCACATTCAAGCTAACTCTATTCAAACAATAGAGCAGTTAAACACTAGTACTATTAACGGCGTTGTTTTTGAAGATTATTTTAAAACTGAGATTGCTAAAACTGGCGAAAATCTTGTAGTTCGTAGATTTGAGACTATAGAAGTTGGCGCAAATGGCGTAGTAACTGGCTATATCCACTCAAATAGCCGTGTAGGCGTGATCATCGCTGCAGCTTGTGATAGCGAAGCAACTGCTAGCAAGGCAAAAGACTTCTTGCGCAATGTATGTATGCACGCAGCTGCTATGAAACCACAAGTTATTAGCTACAAAGACTTTGATAAAGAGTTTTTGGACAAGGAAACAACAGCGCTAAAAGCTGAGTTAGAAAAAGAAAACGAAGAGCTTCGCCGCCTAGGCAAACACGAGCACAAAATTCCTGAGTATGGCTCACGCGCTCAAATCACAGATGAGATAATCGCTGGTGTGAAAGCTAAGCTAGAAGATGAGCTAAAAGCACAGGGTAAGCCTGAGAAAATCTGGGATAAAATCATCCCTGGTCAAATCGAGCGCTTCTATGCTGATAACACTCAAATAGACCAACGCCTTACACTTCTAGGACAATTTTTTGTAATGGATGATAAAAAAACCATTGAGCAAGCAGTAGCTGATGAGGCTGCTAAAATCGGTGGTAAGATTGAGATTGTAAAATATGTTCGCTTTGAAGTGGGCGAGGGCTTGGAGAAAAAGCAGGAGGATTTTGCAGCAGAGGTAGCTGCGCAAATGGCATAA
- a CDS encoding ABC transporter ATP-binding protein: MLQAINLSHSFEYPLFSEVNLNIKAGSTTAIVGASGSGKSTILHILSTLLKPKSGEVIFGGKNLYSLKDDELLKIRRQDFGIIFQAHYLFRGFSAGENIELASILSGQKIDKNILERLGIAGLMTQKASELSGGQQQRISIARVLAKRPKIIFADEPTGNLDSHTAADVMSVLCEYAKEQSSALVLVTHDERLAEQMDAQFRLENEKLNQIRG; encoded by the coding sequence ATGTTACAAGCAATAAACCTTTCACACTCTTTTGAATATCCACTTTTTAGCGAAGTAAATTTAAACATAAAAGCAGGTAGCACCACAGCTATTGTAGGAGCTAGTGGCTCTGGCAAAAGCACGATTTTACACATTTTAAGCACACTTTTAAAGCCAAAGTCTGGTGAAGTGATTTTTGGTGGTAAAAATCTTTATAGCCTAAAAGATGATGAACTACTAAAAATCCGCAGGCAGGACTTTGGCATTATTTTTCAGGCGCATTATCTTTTTCGTGGCTTTAGCGCGGGCGAAAATATAGAACTAGCTAGCATTTTAAGTGGGCAAAAAATTGACAAAAATATTTTAGAGCGACTTGGTATAGCAGGGCTTATGACTCAAAAGGCAAGCGAGCTTAGCGGCGGACAGCAGCAGCGCATTAGCATAGCAAGAGTTTTAGCTAAAAGACCTAAAATCATCTTTGCTGATGAGCCAACTGGCAACCTTGATAGCCACACAGCAGCTGATGTGATGAGTGTGCTTTGTGAATACGCAAAAGAGCAAAGCTCAGCTCTTGTGCTAGTAACGCACGATGAGAGACTAGCAGAGCAGATGGATGCGCAGTTTAGGCTAGAAAATGAAAAACTAAATCAAATCAGGGGGTAA
- the rpsB gene encoding 30S ribosomal protein S2: MVTMRDLLECGVHFGHQTRRWNPKMKKYIFGERKGIYIIDLQKTIRYFRYTYNIVRDAAAAGKTVLFVGTKKQAIQAIKDSAEKCGMPYVNSRWLGGMMTNFGTIKQSIRKLEVIEAMEEDGSINLLTKKEALMLRRKKEKLEEVLGGIRSMKNLPDMIFVIDTVKEKIAVAEANKLKIEIVAPVDTNCDPDLITYPVPANDDAIRAVQLFCNEMAEAINEGKAMMDPEVAVANEEAISEAEKQEVLEEAMSEEE; encoded by the coding sequence ATGGTAACAATGAGAGATTTACTAGAATGTGGTGTGCACTTCGGTCACCAAACACGCAGATGGAACCCAAAGATGAAAAAATATATCTTTGGCGAGCGCAAAGGTATTTATATAATTGACCTTCAAAAAACTATCCGCTATTTTCGCTATACTTACAACATCGTCCGTGATGCAGCAGCAGCTGGCAAAACAGTGCTTTTTGTAGGCACCAAAAAACAAGCTATCCAAGCTATCAAAGACAGCGCAGAAAAATGCGGTATGCCTTATGTAAACAGCCGCTGGCTAGGCGGTATGATGACAAACTTTGGCACTATTAAACAAAGCATCCGCAAGCTTGAAGTAATCGAGGCTATGGAAGAAGACGGCAGCATCAATCTACTAACTAAAAAAGAAGCTCTAATGCTACGCCGCAAAAAAGAAAAACTAGAAGAAGTTCTAGGCGGTATTCGCAGTATGAAAAACCTGCCTGATATGATTTTTGTCATTGACACAGTAAAAGAAAAAATCGCAGTAGCAGAGGCTAACAAACTAAAAATCGAAATCGTAGCGCCAGTTGATACTAACTGCGACCCTGATCTTATCACTTATCCAGTTCCAGCAAATGACGATGCTATTCGTGCTGTTCAGCTATTTTGTAACGAAATGGCAGAAGCTATAAATGAGGGCAAAGCTATGATGGATCCAGAGGTAGCAGTAGCTAACGAAGAGGCTATCAGCGAGGCTGAGAAACAAGAAGTGCTTGAAGAAGCAATGAGCGAAGAAGAATAA
- a CDS encoding SPFH domain-containing protein yields MEIISSFLILLILLVVLIIKLGVKIVSQADIYIIERLGRFHRVLDGGFHIIIPFFDSVRARLSVREGLVDISRQQVITKDNVNIMVDGIVFLKVFDGRMAVYNVEDYKKAISNLAMTTLRSAIGEMSLDSTLSSRDQLNAKLQMALGDAANNWGVKIMRVEISEISVPHDIEAAMNMQMKAEREKRAIELNAQANKEALIRNAEALKQEQVLQAEAIERMADARKYEQIALAQGQKAAMEAINEAALSSHAGLEFLLANERVKAFGELAKNTRNDKILVPYETAELIGSLSVFKEFLSPKKAKNKESAEQGEI; encoded by the coding sequence ATGGAAATTATAAGCTCATTTTTGATCTTACTTATCCTTCTTGTGGTGCTTATAATCAAGCTTGGAGTAAAAATCGTCTCGCAAGCTGATATTTATATAATAGAGCGTTTAGGGCGTTTTCACAGGGTGCTTGATGGCGGATTTCATATTATAATACCATTTTTTGATAGCGTTAGAGCGAGGCTTAGCGTGCGAGAGGGGCTAGTAGATATCAGCCGCCAGCAAGTAATCACCAAAGATAATGTAAATATCATGGTTGATGGCATTGTGTTTTTAAAAGTCTTTGATGGCAGGATGGCTGTGTATAATGTAGAAGACTACAAAAAAGCAATCTCAAACCTAGCGATGACCACGCTACGCTCAGCAATCGGCGAGATGAGCCTAGATAGCACGCTTTCAAGCCGCGACCAGCTAAATGCTAAGCTGCAAATGGCTTTGGGGGATGCGGCAAATAACTGGGGCGTGAAAATCATGCGTGTAGAAATCTCTGAAATCTCCGTGCCGCACGATATAGAAGCAGCGATGAATATGCAAATGAAAGCCGAGCGTGAAAAGCGCGCGATAGAGCTAAACGCTCAGGCAAACAAAGAAGCACTAATTCGCAACGCTGAGGCACTAAAACAAGAACAAGTCTTGCAAGCAGAAGCCATAGAGCGCATGGCAGATGCTAGAAAATACGAGCAAATCGCACTAGCACAGGGTCAAAAAGCAGCGATGGAGGCTATAAACGAGGCAGCTCTAAGCTCTCATGCTGGGCTGGAATTCCTACTAGCAAATGAGCGCGTTAAGGCCTTTGGCGAGCTAGCTAAAAATACCAGAAATGATAAGATTTTAGTACCTTATGAGACAGCTGAGCTCATCGGCTCACTTAGCGTTTTTAAAGAGTTTTTAAGCCCAAAAAAAGCTAAAAACAAAGAAAGCGCAGAGCAGGGCGAAATATGA